Proteins found in one Rutidosis leptorrhynchoides isolate AG116_Rl617_1_P2 unplaced genomic scaffold, CSIRO_AGI_Rlap_v1 contig174, whole genome shotgun sequence genomic segment:
- the LOC139881601 gene encoding dolichyl-diphosphooligosaccharide--protein glycosyltransferase 48 kDa subunit-like isoform X2, whose product MSKNIFFFVILTIAPSLLRAFSPESPTDRRVLVLLDDFAIKSSHSLYFNSLKSRGFNLDFKLASDPQISLQRYGNYLYDALVLLCPSIDRFGGSVDQAAILDFVDSGHDLIIAADVNSSELIREVATECGVEFDEDAASMVIDHSSYAVSATEGDHTLIASNDLIKSEVILGSNKIEAPVLFKGIGHSLNPANNMVLKVLSASPAAYSAYPKAKLSSPPSLMGSAISLVSVVQARNNARILIAGSLSMFSNRFFRSGVQQAGTATKHEKAGNEQLLTELSRWVFHERGHLKAVNVRHHKVGETDEPAIYRIKDDLEYSVEIYEWSGTSWKPYVSNDVQLQFYMMSPYVLKTLSTDKKGLYSTSFKVPDAYGVFQFKIEYENLGYTTLSLSKQIPVRPYRHNEYERFIPAAYPYYGATFSMMAGLFIFTAVHLYNK is encoded by the exons ATGTCCAAGAACAT CTTTTTCTTCGTCATCCTAACGATCGCGCCATCTCTCTTACGCGCTTTCTCACCGGAATCCCCAACGGATCGCCGCGTACTGGTGCTTTTAGATGACTTCGCAATCAAATCTTCTCACTCGTTGTACTTCAATTCACTCAAATCTCGAGGATTCAATCTCGATTTCAAGCTCGCTTCAGATCCCCAGATCTCCCTCCAGCGTTACGGAAACTACCTATATGATGCATTGGTCCTCCTTTGCCCCTCCATTGACC GTTTTGGAGGGTCAGTTGATCAAGCTGCAATTTTGGACTTTGTGGATTCTGGCCATGACTTGATTATCGCAGCTGATGTCAATTCATCAGAATTGATTCGTGAAGTTGCCACTGAATGTGGTGTTGAGTTTGACGAG GACGCTGCGTCCATGGTTATTGATCACTCTAGCTATGCAGTTTCCGCAACTGAAGGAGATCATACATTGATAGCTAGCAATGATCTGATAAAGTCTGAAGTTATTTTGGGGAGCAACAAGATCGAA GCTCCAGTGCTTTTCAAAGGGATTGGCCATTCATTGAATCCTGCCAATAACATG GTTTTGAAGGTTCTTTCAGCTTCTCCAGCAGCTTATTCTGCTTATCCAAAAGCCAAGTTGTCAAGTCCTCCCTCTCTTATGGGTTCTGCTATCTCATTGGTTTCAGTTGTACAG GCAAGAAACAATGCACGAATTTTGATAGCTGGCTCACTAAGTATGTTCAGCAATCG ATTCTTCAGATCTGGAGTGCAGCAGGCTGGGACTGCAACCAA GCATGAAAAAGCTGGTAATGAGCAGTTATTGACTGAACTTAGCAGATGGGTTTTCCACGAAAGAGGTCATCTTAAG GCTGTGAACGTAAGACACCACAAAGTTGGGGAAACAGATGAACCTGCAATTTACAGAATCAAGGATGATTTG GAATATTCTGTGGAGATTTATGAATGGTCGGGAACTAGTTGGAAACCATATGTATCAAACGATGTCCAACTTCAGTTTTATATGATGAGCCCTTATGTTTTGAAGACTCTATCCACAGATAAAAAG GGTCTTTATTCCACATCATTCAAGGTCCCAGATGCTTATGGAGTTTTCCAGTTCAAGATTGAGTATGAAAATCTTGGATACACAACTTTATCACTTTCCAAGCAG ATTCCAGTCCGGCCTTATCGGCACAATGAATATGAGAGGTTTATACCAGCAGCTTATCCCTATTATGGAGCAACATTTTCCATG ATGGCTGGTTTGTTCATCTTTACGGCAGTCCACTTATACAATAAGTAG
- the LOC139881601 gene encoding dolichyl-diphosphooligosaccharide--protein glycosyltransferase 48 kDa subunit-like isoform X1 — MGKFNLSFFFVILTIAPSLLRAFSPESPTDRRVLVLLDDFAIKSSHSLYFNSLKSRGFNLDFKLASDPQISLQRYGNYLYDALVLLCPSIDRFGGSVDQAAILDFVDSGHDLIIAADVNSSELIREVATECGVEFDEDAASMVIDHSSYAVSATEGDHTLIASNDLIKSEVILGSNKIEAPVLFKGIGHSLNPANNMVLKVLSASPAAYSAYPKAKLSSPPSLMGSAISLVSVVQARNNARILIAGSLSMFSNRFFRSGVQQAGTATKHEKAGNEQLLTELSRWVFHERGHLKAVNVRHHKVGETDEPAIYRIKDDLEYSVEIYEWSGTSWKPYVSNDVQLQFYMMSPYVLKTLSTDKKGLYSTSFKVPDAYGVFQFKIEYENLGYTTLSLSKQIPVRPYRHNEYERFIPAAYPYYGATFSMMAGLFIFTAVHLYNK; from the exons ATGGGCAAATTCAATCTGAGCTTTTTCTTCGTCATCCTAACGATCGCGCCATCTCTCTTACGCGCTTTCTCACCGGAATCCCCAACGGATCGCCGCGTACTGGTGCTTTTAGATGACTTCGCAATCAAATCTTCTCACTCGTTGTACTTCAATTCACTCAAATCTCGAGGATTCAATCTCGATTTCAAGCTCGCTTCAGATCCCCAGATCTCCCTCCAGCGTTACGGAAACTACCTATATGATGCATTGGTCCTCCTTTGCCCCTCCATTGACC GTTTTGGAGGGTCAGTTGATCAAGCTGCAATTTTGGACTTTGTGGATTCTGGCCATGACTTGATTATCGCAGCTGATGTCAATTCATCAGAATTGATTCGTGAAGTTGCCACTGAATGTGGTGTTGAGTTTGACGAG GACGCTGCGTCCATGGTTATTGATCACTCTAGCTATGCAGTTTCCGCAACTGAAGGAGATCATACATTGATAGCTAGCAATGATCTGATAAAGTCTGAAGTTATTTTGGGGAGCAACAAGATCGAA GCTCCAGTGCTTTTCAAAGGGATTGGCCATTCATTGAATCCTGCCAATAACATG GTTTTGAAGGTTCTTTCAGCTTCTCCAGCAGCTTATTCTGCTTATCCAAAAGCCAAGTTGTCAAGTCCTCCCTCTCTTATGGGTTCTGCTATCTCATTGGTTTCAGTTGTACAG GCAAGAAACAATGCACGAATTTTGATAGCTGGCTCACTAAGTATGTTCAGCAATCG ATTCTTCAGATCTGGAGTGCAGCAGGCTGGGACTGCAACCAA GCATGAAAAAGCTGGTAATGAGCAGTTATTGACTGAACTTAGCAGATGGGTTTTCCACGAAAGAGGTCATCTTAAG GCTGTGAACGTAAGACACCACAAAGTTGGGGAAACAGATGAACCTGCAATTTACAGAATCAAGGATGATTTG GAATATTCTGTGGAGATTTATGAATGGTCGGGAACTAGTTGGAAACCATATGTATCAAACGATGTCCAACTTCAGTTTTATATGATGAGCCCTTATGTTTTGAAGACTCTATCCACAGATAAAAAG GGTCTTTATTCCACATCATTCAAGGTCCCAGATGCTTATGGAGTTTTCCAGTTCAAGATTGAGTATGAAAATCTTGGATACACAACTTTATCACTTTCCAAGCAG ATTCCAGTCCGGCCTTATCGGCACAATGAATATGAGAGGTTTATACCAGCAGCTTATCCCTATTATGGAGCAACATTTTCCATG ATGGCTGGTTTGTTCATCTTTACGGCAGTCCACTTATACAATAAGTAG